The Candidatus Binatia bacterium genomic sequence CGGCGGCAGCTCAGCCGGCAGCGGTACGCCGTGCCGCGCGTTGAGTGTGCGCGCCAGGCCGAAGGCCAGCGCTGCCGCCCTCGACGGCCGGAGGGCAAAACGATGGTCGGCCTTGGCGCCGGTAACGGTCATGCCGCCCTCGAACACCCAGAGACGATTCATACCATCGCTGGGCCCGTTCACCCGTCGTTTCGCTGCGAATTCCCGGATCGCAATGGGGGCGCTGGAATCGATGCCGAGGAAGTCTTTCTGGAACGAGAGAATGACGTCGGCCCGATCGAACCGGAATCGCGGGCATAGCGCCTCGCCGAAGCACGCCGTGGCGGCGGCGCGCTCGGCGTGCGGAGCCACTGGTTCGAAGGCCACGTGCGCCAGCCCTGGAAGCACGCGCTTGAAATCCGCGATGAGCCCCTTCCGCGTCGGGGACAGCACGGCGCCGGTCACCAGGAGCACCGGCTTGCCCGTATCCCTGGCCTCCTTCAGTGCCGCGACGATCTTTGCCTCTGCCTGGACTCGGTCTGCGGCCTTCCCATCGACAAGCGGCTGCCGCAAGCGATCTGGATCGTATAAACGCAGGGTGTCGGCGATAGCCCGGAGAGACGTCTTTCCTTTGAAGGCGGGGTGTTCATCGTTCCCCTCGATGTGGATTGGCCGCCCCTCGCGTGTGGTCACCAGGACGCTGTACGGGGTGAATCCCTCCTGGAACGTACTGGTGTAGTAGTTGGCAATCCCCGGCACCACGTCTCGAGGCCGCCGCGTGTACGGAACGATCGTCCCCCGGTCGATTTTCGAGCAAGCGCTCACTCCCGAAGCGAACGCGGCAGAGGCGCCGAGGAGCGCCAGGAAGCGCCGCCGGGAGATCTCCACATCTGGCAGCTCGATCGGGTCCATCGCTGTCGGTCTCTTCATCAGTTCGGCTCACTCACCGGTGGCAGGCGTTACAGTTCTCCGCTCCGCGCTCGATCTTCGAGTCCGGCGGCAGGGCCTCGTGGGCATCCCGATGGCAGCCGAGGCAGTTGCCCATACGCATGGACATTTGCTGGTACACCACCTCCATCGTCTGGATCTCACCGTGGCAGGTCTGGCAGGCGATGCCGCCGTTGACGTGCGGCCGGTGGTCGAAATAGACGTGATCCGGGAGGGCGTGAATGCGTTTCCACTCCAGCGGACGGCCCGATTCGTAGATCGCCGTCAGCTTCTGGATGGCGGGGCTGTCGGTCTTGGTAACCCGGTGGCAGTTCATGCAGGTCTCAACGGCAGGGATGCCAGCGTGGCGGGCTCTCGAGACCCCCGTGTGGCAGTACTGGCACGGAATCTTCATGGTTCCCGCATGCAGCCTGTGAGAATACGGAATTGGCTGTTCCGGGGCGTAGCCTCGGACAAATCGGTCCGGCTGCGTCACCCAGCCTACGGCCAGCACGGTCAGCAGAATCGCCCCCGCCCCGATGGGCAGGACACGGCGCGCGAATAGATCGTAACGGTTCAGATCGCCACCCCCACAGTCGTCGCAATGAATCACACACAGGCCCACGTCAGTGGGCAGTTTCTGACATATAATCCCAGCGATCCTGATACGTGTCGGGACCTAGCGCAATACCCCCGATGGTTCAAATCGTCTCTTATGCGCAACAAGCAACCCTTATCCAAACTGAACCGCGGCGATTGCATCCGCGGCAAACAAGAGCACAAAGCCCACCGGCGTGTGGGTTACGGTCCAGTACTCTTCGTTGGCGCGAAGTTATTCGCCGCGCTTCCGGGCAGCCCCGGAATCGGTTACTTGCCGCTCACCCCCACGGATAGGTGTCGTACGGAAACTTCGCACACCCATTGCGTCCGGCTGTCGGGTAATCTTTTTTCGTGATGCCCATGGACCACGAGGCTAGCTCACGAAGGATCATG encodes the following:
- a CDS encoding cytochrome c3 family protein, which gives rise to MIHCDDCGGGDLNRYDLFARRVLPIGAGAILLTVLAVGWVTQPDRFVRGYAPEQPIPYSHRLHAGTMKIPCQYCHTGVSRARHAGIPAVETCMNCHRVTKTDSPAIQKLTAIYESGRPLEWKRIHALPDHVYFDHRPHVNGGIACQTCHGEIQTMEVVYQQMSMRMGNCLGCHRDAHEALPPDSKIERGAENCNACHR